One region of Emys orbicularis isolate rEmyOrb1 chromosome 4, rEmyOrb1.hap1, whole genome shotgun sequence genomic DNA includes:
- the LOC135877272 gene encoding large ribosomal subunit protein uL15, whose product MPSRLRKTRKLRGHVSHGHGRIGKHRKHPGGRGNAGGMHHHRINFDKYHPGYFGKVGMRHYHLKKNQNFCPTVNLDKLWTLVSEQTRLNYAKNQAGLAPVIDVVRSGYYKVLGKGKLPKQPVIVKAKFFSRKAEEKIKEVGGACVLVA is encoded by the exons ATG cCTTCCAGACTAAGGAAGACCAGGAAGCTGAGAGGACACGTTAGCCACGGCCATGGCCGTATTG GCAAACACAGAAAGCATCCTGGTGGCCGTGGAAATGCTGGGGGTATGCACCACCACAGAATTAACTTTGACAAATA TCATCCTggttattttgggaaagttggTATGAGACACTACCATTTGAAGAAGAACCAGAACTTCTGTCCTACTGTCAACTTGGATAAATTGTGGACACTTGTTAGTGAGCAGACAAGACTCAACTATGCAAAAAATCAGGCTGGATTAGCACCTGTCATTGATGTTGTACGCTCG GGTTATTACAAAGTCCTGGGCAAGGGGAAGCTGCCCAAACAGCCTGTAATTGTGAAAGCAAAATTCTTCAGCAGGAAAGCAGAGGAGAAGATCAAAGAAGTTGGTGGAGCATGTGTGCTTGTGGCATAA
- the LOC135877554 gene encoding large ribosomal subunit protein uL15 gives MPSRLRKTRKLRGHVSHGHGRIGKHRKHPGGRGNAGGMHHHRINFDKYHPGYFGKVGMRHYHLKKNQNFCPTVNLDKLWTLVSEQTRLNYAKNQAGLAPVIDVVRSGYYKVLGKGKLPKQPVIVKAKFFSRKAEEKIKEVGGACVLVA, from the exons ATG CCCTCCAGACTGAGGAAGACCAGGAAGCTGAGGGGACACGTCAGCCACGGCCACGGTCGCATCG GCAAGCACAGGAAGCATCCCGGTGGCCGTGGCAATGCTGGGGGTATGCACCACCACAGGATTAACTTTGACAAATA TCATCCTggttattttgggaaagttggTATGAGACACtaccacttgaagaagaaccagAATTTCTGCCCTACTGTTAATCTGGATAAACTGTGGACACTTGTTAGTGAACAGACAAGACTCAACTATGCAAAAAATCAGGCTGGATTAGCACCTGTTATTGATGTTGTACGCTCG GGTTATTACAAAGTCCTGGGCAAAGGGAAGCTGCCCAAACAGCCTGTAATTGTGAAAGCAAAATTCTTCAGCAGGAAAGCAGAGGAGAAGATCAAAGAAGTTGGTGGAGCCTGTGTGCTTGTGgcataa